Proteins encoded by one window of Bradyrhizobium sp. B097:
- a CDS encoding isocitrate lyase/PEP mutase family protein → MKQTTAYRNLMRSGQIILAPGAYDGMTAKLVEGAGFPAVYMTGAGTAATLGYPDFGLVTMTEMVANATTLARSVNIPVIADADTGYGNELNVTRTVREHEARGVAGIHIEDQVAPKRCGHLDGKEIIPADEFVAKIRAAVAARRDQDFVIIARTDARAVTGFDEAIARANAAVAAGADMAFVEAVQTMEELQAVPKLVQGPCLLNVVRGGKTPDIDFATAQSIGYRLAILPSLLLLAATEACISALRGVKETNAPPSSAGAMPVSERFRRLGSDEWIALSTRFRDAAAPRAAE, encoded by the coding sequence ATGAAACAGACCACGGCATATCGGAACCTGATGCGTTCCGGCCAAATCATTCTTGCACCCGGCGCTTATGACGGCATGACAGCGAAGCTGGTCGAGGGCGCCGGGTTTCCGGCGGTCTACATGACCGGCGCCGGCACCGCGGCGACGCTCGGTTATCCCGATTTCGGTCTGGTGACGATGACCGAAATGGTGGCGAATGCGACGACCCTGGCGCGCTCGGTCAATATACCCGTGATCGCCGATGCCGATACCGGATACGGCAACGAGCTGAATGTCACGCGCACGGTGCGCGAACATGAGGCCCGTGGCGTCGCCGGCATTCATATCGAGGACCAGGTCGCGCCGAAACGGTGCGGCCATCTCGACGGCAAGGAGATCATCCCCGCCGACGAATTCGTCGCCAAGATCCGTGCGGCCGTCGCGGCGCGGCGCGATCAGGATTTCGTCATCATCGCGCGGACCGACGCCCGCGCTGTCACGGGCTTTGACGAGGCGATTGCGCGCGCCAACGCGGCGGTCGCGGCCGGTGCCGACATGGCCTTCGTCGAGGCGGTGCAGACCATGGAGGAGCTGCAGGCAGTGCCGAAGCTGGTGCAAGGGCCGTGCCTGCTCAATGTGGTGCGCGGCGGCAAGACACCGGATATCGATTTCGCGACGGCGCAATCGATCGGCTACAGGCTTGCGATCCTGCCGAGCCTGCTGCTGCTCGCGGCAACGGAAGCCTGTATTTCCGCGCTGCGCGGCGTCAAGGAGACCAATGCGCCGCCGAGCTCGGCAGGCGCCATGCCGGTCAGCGAGCGGTTCCGCCGGCTCGGCTCCGACGAATGGATCGCGCTTTCGACCAGGTTCCGCGATGCGGCTGCGCCACGGGCGGCGGAATGA
- a CDS encoding MFS transporter, with product MPPASGAMSANAGNRLDRLPMSGWHYRLVALVTAGMFVDLFELYSGGSILAALVQEGWSTMSVNATFLSVTFLGLLIGSWFAGVLGDRYGRRFCYQLNFAIFGVASLAAAFAPHMTVLIGLRFVMGLGLGAEVVVGYATLAEFLPAKNRGRWVALMAMIANFASFVSLVIAYYVIPAVGWRYMFAIPGIAALLIWQARRSMPESPRWLESVGRIEEADQVLSEIEARVAASGPLPEAAPPAPVRSQEPISSAVLFSRPVLRRTLIGILINITVGFTLYGFLQWLPTIFVQQGMTLGSSLQIVMVMTVGKVVGAGAGVVLTDWVGRKPSITLFALLSSLLGIALIFTQGDAFIATSFVLAVALGVTNTIAYTVYVPELFETRYRLRGTGLCGAAGRLATSAVQFLVVYLYANGGLAAIVSMLAGLLVIEAIAVQLFGPETKQVSLEQAASQTPELVPERALSVVPNKS from the coding sequence ATGCCGCCTGCGTCGGGCGCAATGAGCGCCAATGCCGGAAATCGGCTGGATCGGTTGCCGATGAGTGGCTGGCATTATCGGCTGGTGGCGCTGGTGACCGCCGGTATGTTCGTCGATCTGTTCGAGCTCTATTCCGGCGGCAGCATCCTGGCGGCACTGGTGCAGGAGGGATGGTCGACGATGTCGGTCAACGCGACCTTCCTGTCGGTGACCTTCCTTGGATTGTTGATTGGCTCATGGTTCGCGGGCGTACTCGGCGACCGTTATGGCCGTCGCTTCTGCTACCAGCTCAACTTCGCAATCTTCGGCGTTGCATCGCTCGCCGCGGCCTTCGCACCCCACATGACCGTGCTGATCGGTCTGCGCTTCGTGATGGGGCTCGGCCTCGGCGCCGAGGTTGTCGTCGGCTATGCGACGCTGGCGGAATTCCTGCCTGCGAAGAACCGCGGCCGCTGGGTGGCCCTGATGGCGATGATCGCCAACTTCGCCTCCTTCGTGTCGCTTGTCATTGCCTATTACGTGATCCCGGCCGTGGGCTGGCGCTACATGTTCGCGATTCCAGGCATCGCGGCGCTGCTGATCTGGCAGGCGCGGCGGTCGATGCCGGAATCACCGCGCTGGCTGGAAAGCGTCGGCCGCATCGAAGAGGCGGACCAGGTCCTGTCCGAGATCGAGGCGCGCGTTGCGGCAAGCGGTCCGCTGCCGGAAGCCGCACCGCCCGCGCCGGTGCGGTCGCAGGAACCGATTTCGTCGGCCGTCCTGTTTTCGCGCCCCGTGCTGCGCCGAACGCTGATCGGCATCCTGATCAACATCACGGTCGGCTTCACGCTGTACGGCTTCCTGCAGTGGCTGCCGACCATCTTCGTGCAGCAGGGCATGACCCTCGGATCGTCGCTGCAGATCGTCATGGTGATGACGGTCGGCAAGGTCGTCGGAGCGGGCGCCGGCGTCGTGCTCACGGATTGGGTCGGTCGCAAGCCGAGCATCACGCTGTTCGCGCTGCTCTCGTCCCTACTCGGGATCGCCCTGATCTTTACCCAGGGCGACGCATTCATCGCAACCAGCTTCGTGCTCGCGGTAGCGCTCGGAGTGACCAACACGATCGCGTACACGGTCTATGTGCCGGAGCTGTTCGAGACGCGCTACCGGCTGCGCGGCACTGGGCTCTGCGGCGCCGCCGGACGGCTGGCGACGTCAGCCGTGCAGTTCCTGGTGGTCTACCTCTACGCCAATGGCGGGCTTGCCGCGATCGTGTCGATGCTCGCGGGGCTGCTGGTGATCGAGGCGATCGCGGTGCAGCTGTTCGGGCCGGAAACCAAACAGGTGTCGCTCGAACAGGCAGCCTCGCAGACTCCGGAACTCGTGCCCGAGCGAGCGCTGTCGGTCGTGCCGAACAAATCCTGA
- a CDS encoding MmgE/PrpD family protein — translation MSSSQPSLPPHATRALASFAATTGFTDIPTEVIERIKLSLIDGLGVCLHGATLPWTQKVCELAREEGGNPLASIWGSGHRTSTTNAVLVNSTAGHAFEMDDIHKESILHPNSLAVPIALALAEADPTVTGRDIATALVVGYEVGLRVGNAATMSLFLNGFHPQGTSGTFVAAATAGKMLRLDPEQMQNALGIAGSMAAGLMAAQEGAMVKRLHTGRAAQGGLLAALLAKRSFTGISDVVEAGYGGFLSSFSRTPNPSRLLEGIGEDWEAGKVGFKMYPNVTSIHAALDAMRSILTEEKLEAADIAEVHVGCGHMTFVHTAWPYRPAGVTAAQMNMYYGLSVMAHKKDVTAADYGEADIASQQLLDFMSKIKIEEDAELEASGPALRHAARVRVRTTDGRSFAREILHRRGSPENPVKWGDIERKFNANIAGLLAPNVGRNLLDSCAILEKLANVTAINDILAAAFPTTMVPVSKQPAEARR, via the coding sequence ATGAGCAGCTCACAGCCCTCCCTTCCGCCTCACGCCACGCGCGCACTCGCGAGCTTCGCCGCCACAACCGGATTCACCGACATCCCAACCGAGGTGATCGAACGCATCAAGCTTAGCCTGATCGACGGGCTCGGCGTGTGCCTGCATGGCGCGACCCTGCCCTGGACGCAAAAGGTCTGCGAATTGGCGCGCGAGGAAGGAGGCAATCCGCTCGCCTCGATCTGGGGAAGCGGGCATCGTACCTCGACGACGAATGCGGTGCTGGTCAACAGCACCGCCGGCCACGCCTTCGAGATGGATGACATCCACAAGGAATCCATCCTTCATCCCAATTCGCTGGCCGTGCCGATCGCGCTGGCGTTGGCCGAAGCCGATCCCACTGTCACCGGACGGGATATCGCCACGGCTCTGGTGGTCGGCTACGAGGTCGGCCTGCGCGTCGGCAATGCCGCGACGATGTCGCTGTTTCTGAACGGTTTCCATCCGCAGGGCACGTCAGGGACTTTCGTCGCGGCGGCGACCGCCGGAAAAATGCTGCGCCTCGATCCCGAGCAGATGCAGAACGCGCTCGGCATTGCCGGATCGATGGCTGCCGGCCTGATGGCGGCGCAGGAAGGCGCCATGGTGAAGCGCCTCCATACCGGCCGCGCGGCGCAAGGCGGTCTTCTCGCTGCGCTCCTCGCCAAACGGAGTTTTACAGGGATATCCGACGTCGTCGAAGCCGGCTATGGCGGATTCCTCAGCTCGTTCTCACGCACACCAAACCCTTCGCGCTTGCTGGAGGGAATTGGAGAGGACTGGGAAGCCGGCAAGGTCGGCTTCAAGATGTATCCCAACGTGACCAGCATTCACGCTGCGCTCGACGCGATGCGGTCGATCCTGACCGAGGAGAAGCTGGAGGCGGCGGATATTGCGGAGGTTCATGTCGGATGCGGCCACATGACCTTCGTGCACACGGCCTGGCCGTACCGGCCCGCCGGCGTCACGGCCGCCCAGATGAACATGTATTACGGCCTCAGCGTCATGGCGCACAAGAAAGACGTGACCGCGGCAGATTACGGCGAGGCGGATATCGCGAGCCAGCAGCTCCTGGACTTCATGTCGAAGATCAAGATCGAGGAGGATGCAGAGCTCGAGGCGAGCGGCCCGGCCCTCCGCCATGCCGCGCGCGTCCGCGTGCGGACCACCGACGGGCGTTCATTCGCACGCGAAATCCTGCACCGGCGCGGCAGTCCGGAGAATCCGGTCAAGTGGGGAGATATTGAACGCAAGTTCAACGCCAACATCGCCGGGCTTCTGGCGCCGAACGTTGGAAGGAACCTGCTCGATTCCTGCGCGATCCTCGAGAAGCTTGCGAATGTCACAGCCATCAACGACATCCTCGCAGCCGCCTTTCCGACGACGATGGTGCCAGTGTCGAAGCAACCGGCTGAAGCACGTCGATGA
- a CDS encoding LysR family transcriptional regulator, protein MKLINIEAADLQSVLAIAELGSFRAAALALGCSQPAITARIQRVEAILGLKLFYRTTRRVTITEAGQRLKLRAERTVADLASIVQEFNDEAQLKRGRVVLGATSTVAAGLVPTAVKQFKEEWPGVEVVVIDDFFGRELGRLASGEIDFAVIPFDPEERQYNFQKLLDDAFMVMVPSGHPLSAQRSVELRDVAKYPIISFPPNSTAWGNLARVFAEAGLPYEPILLTRNILTKTAMVRAGLGISFIAGLVTPQLNLDGLKLLPLRGRKATREIGIATLRGKPLQPAAQAFVKLLRSRVAQARRASR, encoded by the coding sequence ATGAAACTGATCAATATCGAAGCCGCCGATTTGCAAAGCGTGCTGGCGATCGCCGAACTCGGCAGCTTTCGCGCCGCAGCTCTGGCGCTGGGCTGTTCGCAGCCAGCGATCACGGCGCGAATCCAGCGCGTCGAGGCGATCCTCGGGCTGAAGCTGTTTTACCGCACCACAAGGCGGGTGACGATCACCGAAGCCGGACAACGGCTGAAACTGCGGGCGGAACGCACGGTCGCAGACCTCGCCTCCATCGTGCAGGAGTTCAATGACGAGGCGCAGCTCAAGCGCGGCCGGGTGGTGCTCGGTGCCACCTCGACGGTCGCTGCCGGCCTGGTTCCTACGGCGGTCAAGCAGTTCAAGGAAGAATGGCCCGGCGTCGAGGTCGTCGTGATCGACGATTTCTTCGGCCGTGAGCTCGGCCGCCTCGCCAGCGGCGAGATCGATTTCGCGGTGATTCCGTTCGATCCGGAGGAGCGGCAGTACAATTTCCAGAAACTTCTCGACGACGCCTTCATGGTGATGGTGCCGAGCGGCCATCCGCTGAGCGCGCAGCGCTCGGTCGAGCTGCGGGATGTAGCGAAATACCCGATCATCAGCTTTCCACCGAACTCGACCGCCTGGGGCAATCTCGCGCGGGTCTTTGCCGAGGCCGGATTGCCCTATGAGCCGATCCTGCTGACGCGCAACATATTGACCAAAACGGCGATGGTGCGCGCCGGACTTGGAATCTCGTTCATTGCCGGCCTGGTCACGCCGCAACTCAATCTCGACGGGCTCAAGCTGCTGCCGCTCAGGGGGCGCAAGGCGACCCGGGAGATCGGGATTGCGACGCTGCGCGGCAAGCCGCTGCAGCCCGCGGCGCAGGCGTTCGTCAAGTTGTTGCGTTCGCGCGTCGCCCAGGCAAGGCGCGCCTCACGATAG
- a CDS encoding ABC transporter substrate-binding protein, producing MKIALRALAASLALSITMASTTIGHAAEAGEIRVSRGYSVLYLPQMVMQRNALIEKHARALGLGDVKVTWRVLDGGNVINDALLSGTLDVAAVGTPGFLILWSKALGNPSAEIAGLSGISSTPMYLNTINPKIKTLADFGSGDRIAVAGVRSSLPAGILQMMVAHELGPANYAQLDKFTVAIPYPDATAAMLSGKTEINAHVASPPFSLMELDNPNIRRVANSADILGDMTLVMSASPKRFHDSNPTLCKAYVEALDEANHLIATDPQSAADLYNEASATRVPKEMMLRILSDKDTHFSIAPSGIARWASFMKSIGLIRQDVTDWKQFFYPESHGLAGS from the coding sequence ATGAAGATCGCGCTGCGTGCACTGGCCGCCTCGCTCGCTCTGAGCATCACCATGGCGTCAACGACAATAGGCCACGCGGCGGAGGCGGGTGAAATCCGCGTGTCGCGAGGCTACAGCGTCCTCTATCTGCCGCAGATGGTGATGCAGAGGAATGCGCTGATCGAAAAGCACGCCCGCGCGCTCGGACTCGGCGACGTCAAAGTCACCTGGCGGGTCCTCGACGGCGGGAACGTGATCAATGATGCCTTACTGTCGGGCACGTTGGATGTGGCGGCCGTCGGCACGCCCGGCTTTCTGATCCTTTGGTCCAAGGCGCTCGGCAATCCCTCGGCCGAGATTGCCGGCCTCAGCGGCATCAGTTCGACGCCGATGTATCTGAACACGATCAATCCGAAGATCAAAACGCTGGCCGACTTCGGCTCTGGAGACAGGATCGCGGTCGCCGGCGTGAGGAGTTCGCTACCGGCCGGGATCCTGCAGATGATGGTCGCTCACGAATTGGGTCCCGCCAATTATGCACAGCTGGATAAATTCACCGTCGCAATCCCCTACCCCGATGCGACGGCAGCGATGCTGAGCGGCAAGACGGAAATCAATGCCCATGTCGCCTCACCCCCGTTCTCGTTGATGGAACTCGACAATCCCAATATCCGGCGCGTCGCAAACTCGGCCGACATCCTGGGCGACATGACGCTGGTGATGTCGGCTTCGCCGAAACGCTTCCATGACTCCAATCCGACGCTGTGCAAGGCCTATGTCGAAGCGCTGGATGAAGCCAATCACCTGATCGCCACTGATCCGCAGTCGGCCGCCGACCTCTACAATGAGGCCTCCGCAACCAGGGTGCCGAAGGAAATGATGCTTCGTATCCTCTCGGACAAGGACACCCATTTTTCGATCGCTCCTTCTGGCATCGCCCGCTGGGCCTCCTTCATGAAGAGCATCGGCCTGATCCGCCAGGACGTCACCGATTGGAAGCAATTCTTCTATCCGGAAAGCCATGGTTTGGCCGGAAGCTGA
- a CDS encoding PrpF domain-containing protein encodes MTEPDQVAIRCTILRGGTSKGVYLLEHDIPPPGAARDRLLKRIMGTPDILQIDGLGGSRLITSKMAIIKQSARPDADIDYTYAQVVLDRDLVMYSSNCGNISAGVGPFAIDSGLVEISEPVTRVRIHNTNTGKTLVAHVPVAGGRARVTGDFAIDGVPGTGAEIRMDYSGTIGAKTGRMLPTGRAVDEIELETGARLEVTICDVANPAVFVEASAIDLDGSELPERFASDADLIDRLKEIRGKAAEKIGFCNDWREVDQQSPALPLMMIVAPPAHYTNLRGQAVEVATTDLRARMVWYNRCHESMAGTGSMCTAAASRIPGSIVNRTVGEMAALSDRLRIGHPLGVMTVNVSAKPANVPGGVAFEALGFSRTARRIMDGLVYVPRDVVADSP; translated from the coding sequence ATGACAGAGCCCGACCAGGTCGCGATACGCTGCACCATCCTGCGCGGCGGCACCAGCAAGGGCGTCTATCTGCTCGAGCACGACATTCCGCCGCCCGGCGCAGCGCGCGATCGCCTACTCAAGCGGATCATGGGAACGCCCGATATTCTCCAGATCGACGGGCTCGGCGGCTCGCGCTTGATCACCTCGAAGATGGCGATCATCAAGCAGTCGGCGCGGCCTGATGCCGACATCGACTACACCTACGCCCAGGTGGTGCTCGACCGCGACCTCGTGATGTACAGCTCCAACTGCGGCAACATCTCCGCCGGTGTCGGGCCGTTCGCAATCGATTCCGGCCTCGTAGAAATCTCCGAGCCGGTGACGCGGGTGCGTATCCACAACACCAACACCGGAAAGACCCTCGTCGCGCATGTCCCGGTCGCCGGCGGTCGCGCCAGGGTCACCGGCGACTTCGCGATCGATGGCGTCCCGGGGACCGGCGCCGAGATCCGGATGGACTACAGCGGCACAATCGGCGCCAAGACCGGCAGGATGCTGCCGACCGGCCGGGCGGTCGACGAGATCGAGCTGGAGACCGGTGCCCGGCTGGAGGTGACGATCTGCGACGTCGCCAATCCGGCCGTGTTCGTGGAAGCGTCAGCGATCGACCTCGATGGCAGCGAACTGCCGGAGCGCTTCGCGTCCGACGCCGACCTGATCGACCGGCTCAAGGAAATTCGCGGCAAGGCGGCCGAGAAGATCGGCTTCTGCAATGACTGGCGCGAGGTCGACCAGCAGTCGCCGGCGCTGCCATTGATGATGATCGTTGCCCCACCCGCGCACTACACCAACCTGCGGGGGCAAGCCGTCGAGGTGGCAACGACCGACCTTCGTGCACGTATGGTCTGGTACAATCGTTGCCACGAGAGCATGGCCGGCACGGGATCGATGTGCACCGCCGCGGCATCACGGATTCCGGGCTCCATCGTCAATCGCACAGTTGGAGAAATGGCCGCGCTGTCCGATCGGCTGCGCATTGGACATCCGCTCGGGGTGATGACGGTCAATGTGTCGGCAAAGCCAGCCAACGTCCCCGGGGGCGTCGCCTTCGAGGCGCTCGGTTTCAGCCGCACGGCACGCCGCATCATGGACGGCCTGGTCTATGTGCCGCGAGACGTTGTCGCGGACAGCCCATGA
- a CDS encoding MmgE/PrpD family protein, with product MQGLIRPAPQCAHDAAAIDAIGATDALARFVAQTSFADLPEPAVRVLRCCFLDYVGNSAFASLHGESSPAIRAAIARLDAADGPGTVIGEGRGYSWQYAALLNGAYAHTLDFDDTNQGHPGAPVISAALVEAERVDAGGTAFLEALAVGYEVYCRVGGAITIAGYDRGFHITAIAGIFGSVAAVSKLRGLDPPAIGNAFGLALSKASGSMQYLENGSWNKRLHPGFAAHDAFLCVTMAEAGVIGAAAAIEGRYGVLTSFTGAPQPGILTNGLGTQWTLLRTAIKPYPSCRFTHSAIDAAIALRQQISAADLSRAAIHIGLSPVAMKIVGERSPAKLDPRNNVDAQFSVYFQAAAAWLDGKLEWSSYQRLGAPDIVALAQRITTHVDPAMQKIGSSFTVEIDGITLSRTIDTPLGEPECPLDWNGLTAKFLSLAEPTYGSAKAAAIEQAVRTMGPATAMSGLVKGLRRAAATPLS from the coding sequence ATGCAAGGCCTTATCCGACCCGCACCGCAATGCGCGCACGACGCCGCCGCGATCGATGCCATCGGCGCCACCGATGCGCTGGCGCGCTTCGTCGCGCAGACATCGTTTGCCGACCTCCCGGAGCCGGCGGTGCGCGTGCTTCGCTGCTGCTTCCTCGATTACGTCGGCAACTCGGCGTTTGCCTCCCTGCATGGCGAAAGCAGCCCGGCGATCCGTGCCGCGATCGCGCGGCTCGATGCAGCCGACGGACCTGGCACCGTGATCGGCGAGGGGCGCGGCTATTCCTGGCAATACGCGGCGCTGCTCAACGGCGCCTACGCGCATACGCTGGATTTCGACGACACCAACCAGGGCCATCCCGGCGCGCCAGTGATCTCGGCGGCGCTGGTCGAGGCCGAGCGCGTTGACGCCGGCGGTACCGCGTTTCTCGAAGCCCTGGCGGTCGGCTACGAGGTCTATTGCCGGGTCGGCGGCGCGATTACCATCGCCGGCTATGACCGCGGCTTCCACATCACGGCGATCGCCGGAATCTTCGGATCCGTCGCAGCCGTGTCGAAACTGCGCGGGCTCGATCCCCCCGCCATCGGCAACGCGTTCGGGCTGGCGCTGAGCAAGGCCTCGGGTTCGATGCAGTATCTCGAGAACGGCTCGTGGAACAAGCGGCTTCACCCAGGCTTCGCCGCACATGATGCGTTTCTCTGTGTCACGATGGCGGAGGCCGGTGTGATCGGCGCCGCCGCGGCGATCGAGGGGCGTTATGGCGTGCTGACAAGCTTCACCGGCGCGCCGCAGCCGGGCATCCTGACGAATGGTCTGGGCACCCAGTGGACGCTGCTGCGCACTGCGATCAAGCCGTATCCATCCTGTCGCTTCACCCATTCGGCCATCGATGCCGCGATCGCGCTACGGCAGCAGATCTCGGCGGCGGACCTGTCGCGCGCCGCGATCCATATCGGTCTGTCGCCGGTGGCAATGAAGATCGTCGGCGAGCGCTCACCCGCCAAGCTCGATCCGCGCAACAATGTCGACGCGCAGTTCAGCGTCTATTTCCAGGCCGCTGCCGCCTGGCTCGACGGCAAGCTCGAATGGTCGAGCTATCAACGGCTGGGTGCGCCTGACATCGTCGCGCTGGCGCAGCGCATCACGACCCATGTCGATCCTGCGATGCAGAAGATCGGATCGTCATTCACCGTCGAGATCGACGGGATCACGCTGTCGCGGACCATCGACACTCCGCTCGGCGAACCCGAGTGTCCGCTGGACTGGAACGGCCTCACTGCAAAATTCCTCTCGCTGGCTGAGCCGACCTACGGCAGCGCGAAGGCTGCGGCCATCGAGCAGGCCGTCAGGACGATGGGCCCTGCGACCGCGATGTCCGGGCTCGTCAAGGGTCTGCGCAGGGCCGCCGCGACGCCGCTGAGCTAG
- a CDS encoding LysR family transcriptional regulator, which yields MELRHLRYFVATAEELHFTRAAQRLGIAQPPLTQQIKALEAELGLKLFHRLPGRVELTDAGRVFFEDAQRILDGVGRAVARSQSSAKGMVGRLGIGFTESASFSTLVTSSLRRYRHDFPNVELSFEEARTAQLAELLRQGRIDVAFVRPPVTRGNDLTFRPLHSERMVVAVPKRHRLAGRRSLRLIELKGEEFILYPRATRLGLSDMILTACERAGFSPLIAQRAPQISSTINFVAASLGITIVPECMMTSRSDAVSYVHLSSPRLCADLGVAHRSNEGSSVVTGFIDRIPSGSTSAVTFGSHMQEHGV from the coding sequence ATGGAGCTGCGCCATCTTCGTTATTTCGTCGCCACCGCGGAGGAGTTGCACTTCACGCGCGCGGCGCAACGCCTTGGCATCGCGCAACCGCCGCTGACCCAGCAGATCAAGGCGCTGGAAGCCGAGTTGGGACTGAAGCTGTTTCATCGCCTGCCCGGCCGCGTCGAATTGACGGATGCGGGCCGCGTATTCTTCGAGGATGCGCAGCGTATCCTTGACGGAGTCGGCCGCGCCGTGGCGCGAAGCCAGTCAAGCGCCAAGGGCATGGTCGGACGGCTCGGGATCGGATTCACGGAGTCCGCTTCGTTCAGCACGCTGGTAACGTCGTCCCTCCGGCGCTATCGGCATGACTTTCCGAACGTGGAATTGTCATTCGAGGAGGCCCGTACCGCGCAATTGGCGGAGCTGCTGCGGCAGGGACGCATCGATGTGGCCTTTGTCCGGCCGCCGGTGACACGAGGGAACGATCTCACCTTCCGGCCGCTCCACAGCGAGCGAATGGTAGTTGCCGTTCCCAAGCGTCATCGCCTTGCGGGACGAAGATCGCTCCGGCTGATCGAGCTGAAGGGCGAAGAGTTCATCCTCTATCCACGCGCGACGCGCCTCGGTCTTTCAGACATGATCCTGACGGCCTGCGAGAGAGCCGGTTTTAGTCCGCTGATTGCCCAGCGTGCGCCTCAGATATCCTCGACGATCAATTTCGTTGCCGCGTCGCTCGGCATCACCATCGTGCCCGAGTGCATGATGACGAGCCGGTCCGACGCCGTAAGCTATGTGCACTTGAGTTCACCTCGTCTCTGTGCCGACCTTGGCGTTGCTCACCGCAGCAACGAGGGCTCGTCGGTGGTCACGGGTTTCATCGACAGAATACCCAGTGGCTCGACTTCGGCAGTAACGTTCGGAAGCCACATGCAGGAGCACGGCGTCTAG
- a CDS encoding PrpF domain-containing protein, protein MKQRVLPEQTGIPCTILRGGTSKGVYFHEADLPPRGALRDRVLKRIMGTPDVVQIDGLGGSRLITSKIAIIKRSSRGDADVDFTFGQLEVEQDAIHWSGNCGNISAGVGPFAINAGLVEVVSPVTVVRIYNTNTDKVLIAHVPVRGGRAKVTGDFTIDGVPGTGAEIFMDYHLTLGARTGRMLPTENAVDTLELEGGDRIEVTLCDVGNPCAFFRASDVGLTGSELPDAINGNRPLLTRLEDIRRKSAERMGFSRGCSDRSAEATGGPLLVLVAPPAEYGNMRREQVLASDMDLRARLVFFNKCHESMAGTGSMCTAAASRIPGSLVNQALGAPPDGRDTLRIGHPLGIMRVRVKARDANTVGGVAFDELGFGRTARHIMEGTVYVPTSTFTDVAAVSAGKA, encoded by the coding sequence ATGAAACAACGCGTGTTGCCCGAGCAGACCGGCATTCCCTGCACCATCCTGCGCGGCGGGACCAGCAAGGGCGTCTATTTCCACGAGGCCGATCTGCCGCCGCGTGGTGCGCTGCGCGACCGGGTGCTGAAGCGGATCATGGGGACACCCGACGTGGTCCAGATCGACGGTCTCGGCGGCTCGCGGCTGATCACGTCAAAGATCGCGATCATCAAGCGCTCGTCGCGAGGCGATGCCGACGTCGATTTCACCTTCGGCCAGCTCGAGGTCGAGCAAGATGCGATCCATTGGAGCGGCAATTGCGGCAACATCTCCGCCGGCGTCGGGCCATTCGCGATCAACGCAGGTCTTGTCGAGGTCGTCTCGCCCGTCACCGTCGTTCGCATCTACAACACCAACACCGACAAGGTTCTGATCGCGCATGTCCCGGTCCGGGGCGGACGGGCAAAGGTGACCGGCGATTTCACCATCGACGGTGTGCCCGGGACCGGCGCCGAGATCTTCATGGACTATCATCTCACGCTCGGCGCCCGCACCGGGCGGATGTTGCCGACCGAGAATGCCGTCGACACGCTGGAGCTCGAAGGCGGCGATCGCATCGAGGTGACGCTGTGTGACGTCGGCAATCCCTGCGCGTTCTTTCGCGCCAGCGATGTCGGCCTCACGGGCAGCGAGCTTCCCGATGCGATCAATGGCAACCGCCCGCTGCTCACCCGGCTGGAGGACATCCGCCGCAAATCGGCGGAGCGGATGGGGTTTTCGCGGGGCTGCAGCGATCGGTCAGCTGAAGCGACGGGAGGACCGTTGCTGGTGCTGGTCGCGCCGCCAGCGGAATACGGCAATATGCGACGCGAGCAGGTGCTTGCCTCCGACATGGATCTGCGGGCGCGGCTGGTGTTCTTCAACAAGTGCCACGAGAGCATGGCGGGGACCGGATCGATGTGCACGGCAGCGGCGTCGCGAATTCCCGGTTCGCTGGTCAATCAGGCGCTCGGCGCGCCGCCGGACGGTCGCGATACGCTACGGATCGGCCATCCTCTCGGCATCATGCGGGTCCGCGTCAAGGCACGCGATGCGAATACGGTCGGCGGTGTCGCATTCGATGAGCTCGGCTTCGGCCGCACTGCGCGCCACATCATGGAAGGCACGGTCTACGTGCCGACTTCGACTTTCACCGACGTCGCCGCCGTCAGCGCCGGCAAAGCTTGA